In Methanocorpusculum sp., a single genomic region encodes these proteins:
- a CDS encoding 4Fe-4S binding protein, producing MIHIRRDVCGYCGACVSVCPRGALELIDAYLTVDETLCKSKCKICYTVCPLGAIKMEEQ from the coding sequence ATGATTCATATTCGACGAGATGTCTGCGGGTACTGCGGTGCGTGTGTCTCCGTATGTCCGAGAGGGGCCCTCGAACTCATCGATGCCTATCTGACTGTTGATGAGACCCTCTGTAAAAGCAAATGTAAGATTTGTTATACTGTTTGCCCGCTTGGTGCAATCAAGATGGAGGAACAATGA